In the genome of Planococcus donghaensis, the window AATCAATAACGGTAATCCGTGTTCATGGGCAATGTTTGCTACTTTTTCTACATCAAAGACATTCAAACTTGGATTGCCGATAATTTCCCCAAAAATGACTTTTGTTTTGTCTGTAATTGCGGCTTTAAAATTCTCCGGGTTTGTCGCATCTACAAACTTCGTTGTAATGCCGTAACGCGGCAATGTATTAGCAAACAAATTATATGTTCCCCCATAAAGACTGCTATCCGCTATGATTTCATCTCCAGCTTCTGCAATGTTCAAAATAGAAAAAGCAATTGCTGCCATTCCAGAAGAAAGCGCAACAGCTGCCGTGCCACCTTCTAATAGCGCAACTCGCTGTTCAAATACATCAACTGTTGGATTCATAATACGCGAATAAATATTCCCAACATCTTTCAAACCAAATAAATCTTGTGCATGCTGCGTATCTCTAAAAACATAAGAAGTCGTTTTATAAACCGGTACCCCTCTCGATCCTGTTGTTGGATCTACTTGTTGCCCACCGTGTAATAATAATGTTTCTGGTTTTAAGTTTGTCATTTTTTATTCCCCCTATTTTTTGTTTTGTTGCTTCGAAGAGGACGAAAAAAGCCCCCTTCGCTAAGAAGAGGGCCGCATATACGGAGTTTTCCTCCTCTTATCTGTCAGAACCTATAACTCCGGTTCTGTAGGAATTAGCACCTTTCCAGACAAAATCATCTGTTGGTTGCTGGGCATCACAGGGCCTATCCCTCCGCCACTCTTGATAAGAGTATTAAATTTAAATTTTATCTTGTTCTGAAGTATAGAAACTTTTTTTTCATTTGTCAACCCTATTAGTCAAAAAATTTTGAAACTTTCAGCTTTTTCAAACGTTATCTTTTAGTAGGAAGGAGGAAATGACTGTGTTTATTTGGATTGTGCTATTATTTATCGTTAGTTATGGAATTGGTTGTTGTCACGGCTCTTTAGCAGCACAACGGTTGTCGGGGGTTAACATCAAAACTTCTGGTGTAAAAAATGCCGGTGCCTCTAATGCTGCCATTGTTTTAGGTTGGAAATACGGATTACTCGTTGCTATTATTGATATTTTTAAGGGGTTTGCGGCAGTTGCAGGGCTAGCTTTCTTATTAAGTCTAGGTGATTTTTCTCCGGAACTCACATGGGCAATGCTGTTTATAGCAGGTGCCGGAGTTATTTTCGGTCATAATTTCCCGTTCTTTATGAAGTTTAACGGAGGAAAAGGAACTGCTTCTGTGATTGGGGTTATGCTAGCGCTTGATTGGAAACTTGGCTTACTAGGATTATTATTATTGATTGCTGTCTCACTCACAACAAACTACCTCGTTATAGGAGTACTTGTCCTTTATACAACGTTCTTTGTGATAGCATTGGTTCCCGCAAATGGATTTTGGCCCCTGCTGATTTCCATCTTACTTTTTGCAATGGCTATTTGGAAGCATCGTGAAAATATTATCCGAATAAAGAATGGTACCGAAACAAAAGTAGCTACAGTATTTAAAAAGAAATCTTCTACCCCAATTTAATTGGGAACATAAGCATATTTTAAAAGTAATAAAATAAAAAACTAATCTTCTTCTTGACTTTTTTGTTATTCCACCATAAAGTAGGAATCACGAATCGAATAGCATACATCACTTTCTTATCCAGAGAAACCGAGGGACAGGCCCTATGACGTTTCGGCAGCAGATTTGTTTAACCACAAAAACTGTGCCAACTCCTGCAAATGCACCCGTGCATTTGGAAGATGAGAATTAGATGGTTTCTACAGGAACCCTCTTTTTTCTTATGGTTTAAGAAAAAAGAGGGTTTTTTTGTCTAGTTTCTCAACGGATTGTGAGCATGAGCGATTTGAAACAATACAGCATGAGGAGGTCAAGTCAACATGATTCAATTCGAAGGCGTCGCCAAAACTTACCAATCAGGTAACCAGCAAATCCATGCATTAAATGGCATTGATTTAACTGTCGAAACTGGCGAAATCTACGGAGTGATCGGCTTTAGTGGAGCTGGTAAAAGCTCATTGATCCGTACAGTAAATTTGCTCGAACGCCCTTCTAAAGGACGCGTATTAGTTCATGGAAAAGATATTTCGACTTTGTCTGGCAAAGAAATTCGTACCATCCGAAAAGATATCGGTATGATTTTTCAACACTTCAACTTACTAAATTCTAAAACCGTTTATCACAACGTTGCGATGCCACTACTCTTAGCAAAGACACCTAAAGAAGATATTGAAAAACAAGTTAAAGACTTACTCGACTT includes:
- a CDS encoding glycerol-3-phosphate acyltransferase → MFIWIVLLFIVSYGIGCCHGSLAAQRLSGVNIKTSGVKNAGASNAAIVLGWKYGLLVAIIDIFKGFAAVAGLAFLLSLGDFSPELTWAMLFIAGAGVIFGHNFPFFMKFNGGKGTASVIGVMLALDWKLGLLGLLLLIAVSLTTNYLVIGVLVLYTTFFVIALVPANGFWPLLISILLFAMAIWKHRENIIRIKNGTETKVATVFKKKSSTPI